A portion of the Bacteroidales bacterium genome contains these proteins:
- a CDS encoding ATP synthase F0 subunit B yields MELIKPDFGLLFWMLVSFSLVLLILRAFAWRPILNALKDREKKIQQR; encoded by the coding sequence ATGGAACTGATCAAACCTGATTTTGGGTTGCTTTTTTGGATGCTGGTTTCCTTCAGTCTTGTTTTATTGATTCTTCGGGCCTTTGCCTGGAGGCCGATACTGAATGCACTGAAGGACCGGGAGAAGAAGATCCAGCAGCGAT
- the atpE gene encoding ATP synthase F0 subunit C, producing the protein MTTLTVFLLQASSMVYYAQIGAALGAALAAFAAAWGIGRIGSSAMESIARQPEAAGDVRSNMIVSAALIEGVSFFAIVVCFLVLFV; encoded by the coding sequence ATGACTACATTGACAGTTTTTTTATTGCAGGCTTCCTCTATGGTATACTATGCCCAGATTGGTGCTGCCCTGGGTGCGGCACTGGCTGCCTTTGCAGCCGCCTGGGGCATTGGCAGGATCGGCAGTTCTGCCATGGAATCCATTGCCCGTCAACCTGAGGCTGCCGGGGATGTGCGTTCCAACATGATTGTCTCGGCCGCTTTGATCGAAGGGGTATCCTTTTTTGCCATTGTGGTTTGTTTTCTGGTTTTGTTTGTTTAG